The genomic segment CAGCTAATGTTTCATCGACTCTTATTAGTccaaatcaaacaaaaaaaaaatacaacaaaaatcaaattactCCATTTCAAAGTAATTTACTGGaacacttgaaaaaaaatcaagaaaatacaTCAAATCCAGACATGAACATTGTAATGTCGTTTCTTCCCtacatgaaattattaaatgacgagcaaaaattagaatttcaccTTAACAGCcttcgatatttaaaaaatatcataaaaaatcaaaatccacCCATACAACAAAACGTACTCCGTGAACCACAACCTCAGTATCCAATTTCAAACTACTGCtcctttaaattgtaataattatacaatgaacCAAAACTCATCTTCTAACTTACAATTTAATTCCAGTTCTTATTTAAATGCTCAACCATACACATATTCATATCCTAATTATCCTCATAATTCATCATCTTCTTATTCAGACTACACTGTTCAAACCACACTCCCGCCTACGTCATCGTCACAACCATCACCATCAAACCAATAGAcacaatagacatttttttgatttcttatttataataaataataattattagttattaagtaCGACCAGGTaggctataacttataatacacataatattgttatgtatgacttagttttttttactttattattattaattatttttatattgaaataagttattaatatattttgttttatattattttattattttatttaaatttaaagattttgtGCTTTGAACAAAAAGAGGAGATGTTCGCaattgtgtaattatttttaaaataaataattaatttttatttcaaataattgttttgatatataagtacctacttaagatGTTATAAGTATCACtgtcttttattatattatgacatggTTTTGGGTGTACCTCATCACCGAGCGAAGCAAATATGTATTGGCTTACAACTGAGTGCTTAactgttgtttaaaaaaaaaatggtttctgaatataccttttttttaatagaaaaatgttatgaattttcattttaagagaGGTTTTTGAACTTTGATAGCAATTAACAAATTGAATctatagtttgtattttgtggtgtaaaaagtataaattccCCAGTTACTTATTATACCGCAgctaatactaaataaataatattatgtaatatgtgatGTGTTTTAGTCATTACAtgtattatgtcatattatacgtGTTATAGATATAGTGTATAggttttgtagataaaaatataaaaattatactaaaattaaaaatgttacctCAAAGTCACCGTCAACCTTTCTTCCGGACTTATAGGATTTCGAAGGTGCGTAATTTCCTACGTTAAATTTGGTCGGACTTTTTCAAGTAGTCTCAAACGAGAAAATTGACATCTGGTAACAGTCGAAAAACTTCtcaggatattttttttaaattatcataaaatacttGGAATCGCATGTCGTGTTCTCTACTACTATGTATAGGATGGACCCAATATCTTCTGTGCTTATGTGCTGGTTCTTCAAGCTCACCAGCAGCTTCAGCCATACAAATTATTTCCAGAAGAGAGCTCATTTCTATGTATTGTTGTaagtacaattaaaatatattgtataggtactcataaattaaatcaattatactTTGAATTTATAAGCACTTAcctgatttaaaatgtatttcttaaacaaagtaaattataaaaatacaatttatttaattttgaagtaggTACAACTGATACAGCACACAGAATAGtagtattcataattataataatatgattttaaaattacaagtgAACACGTTTGTTGCACCAATCAGACTGAATCGTCGAACAACATGTTGGCTAGTTTGATTTtcctgattatataataatatatataggtaacttatattatataacttaggttataatattagatacatttctttgaaatcaaaaactagtatactaatttatattaaatttcaaattaacaaCGATTCCCGCGTTTTTTAATCTGGTTTGTATGTACTCGGCAGCCGACAAAACGCTAGTCTGATCgagcacttattattattattgttattagtgttATTGTGTTATCATTGATGTTTTTAgaacttgtaattttttttttttaatactacccTTACTTGATGTgaacgtagttaaaaattataaaatattcaatttgaatagCTAAgggttgaacatttaaaataacatgatgaactttttgtatatttataaatttggcaaCTTTGCATTTGCAATCATGTCGTTTTACGGGTTTCCATTGTTATACAGCAAACATACGCAATTGTGTTACCAAAAAGGTAAATCGTACGCAATCGGGTTCTACCctcaaaaagtataaactttttaaaaatattttatgagaatttgCAATTAAAGCAAGTGACGAGTATTTTAAAGTTGTAAATAGTTTGTACACAACCTTACTTAACATTCTCATAagtcgctttaaaattaaaatatgaaaaaaatccaatattattgcctagattgtataaattgtaaaagaggttgattaaatttaatttttaaactaaaggaGATAAATTTGATCTGCTGAGAGtaaaattttatatgttatgCACATTAAGacggaaactacaaatgtcTCTGTAACGTCCCTGTAATAGGCGATTGTCGCAGAACTAGGGCGCAAATTATCTAtagattaatgatttttttgcaattttgttAAACCTaatcaattcaaataaattataatacttggaaatttttttttttcatcacaaaaattatttcttaagaATTTCCAGACaatgctatttaaaaaaaaatatttagaacgcataaataataattaataaccatacttatattaataaccttattgcaaaaaaaaaatctgggaAAAAATCTGCAGTAGATCCTGATGAAGTTTTTAATGTACTTAaagatcataaaaatgtaattttcaattccaacggaaaattaaaaacaatatctgACAAAATATGGACAGATTTATCGAACCttcttggaaaaaaaatatcgtcCAGTCGTTTATATATTTCCGTATATCAGGACCGTTATAGTCAtcaatctaatttaaaaaataaacttggcCTAActcatattccaaagcaaacAGAAGAAGATATTTATAGTACTGATGATTCTTCTTCTGTTTGTGATGATAATCTTAACATAATTTCAATAACGATACCTTACGgcatatttagtaaaataacgCCAGTATcagtaaattacaaaaacaatggCAAGGAAAGAAGATATAATGTTCTTCAAAACAGATGGACTGATGTTTTTAATGATGCATTTATTAGTGCACATGGACCACcgtgtaattttatatataagagaacaaatgtatattgtgatttttctaacttcaataaatataaagattGTGGATCAAAATAATCGATGCTACTGGAAGTGTGGTAAAAAAAGTCCAAAGAAGCTCcttaaatttaacatcatcagatatatttttgtatattgctGTAGTACATACAGATTTTGGATAAATTCCTATCACTCAAATGTTATCTAAAAGACATGACATATTAACTATACCGGATGATTCTTTTAtaattgaacactcattatttcaaaaagtctaaattttttgaaaatatttttttacatggtttcaagtcgcttataaaacaacgtttttcttaaaaaaatgtatttttaaatattttttatccttataattttttaagttttttacttttttgaatgacaacattgggttttaattttatattccaaagcagaatatttttctaagtattttaatacatgaaaatcgaatttcgggtgagtagtttatgagttataaatattcaaagttttgatgagcggagaagtggactaacatttcgcggggtaaccccgtaccactccactccagTTAAATGAGCGAAATTAACAACGTTTAAAGATTCAGATTCGGATGAGCCAGAATAGTATGTTCTTTCTTCCTTTGCTTTGAAAGTATTATCACTGCCTCACTCCAATGCCGATTGTGAACGGTCATTTAGTAAAATGAATAgagtaaaaacaaaatctagAAACAGGTTGATCACTAAAACTGTTGCTGCAACAGTATTAACAAGTGACTTAATTTCTAATTCTAGTACTAAAGGTACTTGTGTCACTTTCAAACCAGAAAATACTATGCTGAGTCGTATAACTTCCTCAAAGTTATACCCTAACACCAATACAATTAGTATtgatgacaatttaaaattttaatttataaagtataatttaagttgaatataaaacaataataataattacatttttttttttaacacagatTATTTTTTCGCAATTGTTATTACTTAACTACTCAATGGTACTCAATGATTCGTAACAAATCGAGGTCGTAAACTACCAGTAACAATCCCGAGTCCAGCTACAACAGACACTGTGTGGGCAAAATTGCTAGGCCATGCGCTAACAATGGCAGTAACTCCCAATGTCGCTCTAGTCTTCATGGTTGATTACATCCTGGTGAATTTCACAGCAACTAATGTATCAGCTTGGAAGTCACATGGTAGTCTAGTCGGAAGCTCGGGAGTTCTTGGAATTCTAGTGAGGATTTCATGAATATGGCAACACCTCCATGTGCAGTGTTGTCAGGGTGGTTGGTATTAATTAGTTTGTAGCCGGGAATAAAGAAGTAAGAGTTATTGGTGAAATGAGTTTCAGTTATCATAGCAATATCAATACGTTTAGAATGTAAGATTATTTGTAATTCGTTTATGTGGTTTCTTAGGCCGTTTGCATTAAATTGGAGAATTAATAATGAAGCGTTAGTGGGTGAGCaattggtcatttttttttgtctaatagGCTGGATATACTTTAGTAAGTAGAGCTAGCAGCGGAGGTATGAGGGCTTTGAATTCATCTATAAAACTAGGGCACTATAGAAGTAGGTATACTAACCCGCCATTTTGCGACACAGCTcatcagttatcacttatcagcatatgcaaaataatgaatataaaatattgaattcaattGAATTGtcgtttttttgttgaaattccgccatagtttaataaaataacaattaagttGTAAGAGAAAAATACCGCCGTCCgccacaactaaaataaaataagaatggGTGGATGTACGGCGGTAAACTGTACGAATTCCCGTAGGAAAGGTATTCGTTTATTTCGTTTTCCTAAAGATGAAACTAGAAGAAAAATTTGGCTTCAAAATTGTCGCCGGGACAAATGGGTACCTACAAATTCGTCAGGGTTGTGTGAAGTaagtttttttagtataaagtaggtataaatgtgtaataatgtatgtttacaattaaaatttgttttctataatttactccttaacataatatattactttacttACAAGAAGTAGTTATCataataacagaaaataatttcatatcttATGCTTATTTCAATAGATTCATTTTGAGGAAAGTCAATTTGAACAGCATCGTCAAGGTggcataaaaaaactaaaatcaaatgCAATTCCGACATTATTTAATGTAGCAAACCCACCTCGATTATTAGAAACGAAAAGAAAATCGCTCTATAAGGTGAGAATCCGTATTATTCtgatttataagtaaaaatatgcagaatccatattttatgttaaaacagattttttttttaattttataattaagataaggtaatttaaattttttataatctctgtctgacaatattattacatttatcattttttttttgatacaaattataagtaagtaggtcaatattaaaacataaaaataacctTGTCGTTTGATATGTTTTatccaaaactaaaaatgtaccgatatttaaaaatatttttgtaattttgttcattaattatttaatagatagGAAATGTACTTTAATATAAAGTTTGGACAATCTTATTTATTCTTGAGTGAAagtattttttatggttttgtaaataatttccacatgtatatgataatatctatTAAGATTAACACACAGTATGGTAAAACTATTCATCAACAACAAATTATCTTTTATAGCTCATCTTAAAGTACTGtacttaatacattaattaatttataaaattagttgcttattataaatatgtattttacagaCTGTGACAGAGTGCAGCAGTCAAGGCTGTAGTGAAAATTCAAGTGATAGTTTtcagaatgaaaaaaatttgtcaCAGCTTGTAACAGTAAGTTTAAAGcgtcattaatttaaattatctctTATAGATTGAAGAATTGTTGTTCTTTTTCATGTGTTTTAGGTTTTGGAAAATAATGATGTATCGACCAATAATGGAAATTTTAAACCGAATGATTCTGATTTTGTAAATGGTTCAACATTACTAAAAGAAAGAcagaaactttttttaactcaacaagaaaatactattttgaaaatgagaTTACAGGTATAAACTTTAttaaacagaaatatttttaagttttgatatcaatgtaattatattattataattttatttatttttgcagtTAGGTGTTAATGAAGCTAGCAATACTTTTTATTCGAAACTATTAGAGGGTAACAAATATCACTTGTTGTTGTTACAAAGAGAAAAGAAATTATtggaaacaaaattacaaatattttgtgaaactTTAGATGATATTACCAGCCCTGGAAGTGGTTGACTTATCAAGgttctattttaatatacagGATGTCCCACAAAgttctgacaaatgaaataacttgtattctaatcaatattttttcatttttttttttttatatattcaatagaCTCTTGCACTATACGTATAACATAAActttttacgtttatttttttgtacagaaaataaacaagtttaaatttaatgtacaacaatatgtatctactaaattattgttgtaaatgatgattcaataaataaattaggattaagctatgcaaaataaaacaactattttcaaaatttatttattttttaattttaatatttcaaaaacagtGTTGACAActcttaacataataatatataataataaaaaaaaataacaatggtatgcttaattttgtttcaaactCAACTTtcggtaaacataatatatttatcactaaCATTACATACTTATCCAAactataacaaaaaacaaatttttagaaaaattactgTAAAACAATTAAGATatgtttcgtttttaaattgttatattatttatttactttttttggcAGATGCTGTGCCATacatatttttcctttttttggAGTTAACAGAAAAATTAACTATTGAATATGATCTTACTGTAAAAAAGTGTTTTACAGTTCTTTGTTTGATATTACAGAATTTAATACATGCTGGGAATTCAATTGATAAATCATTaacaattttactaattaaattattagatgaattgtgtattatatacatattatacttgctATAAAGTAATtcacaattacaaataatttggaGTACTCCCATGCAAGGATGCTTCAATCCACCTTGATTTAATAAAGTTGTGTATATTTTCATACTCCTGAATTGACTATCATTAGGTAGATTTTGCTGAAGTATAATTCGACACTCTTCACAGCAATGTTTTAATAGCATATTAGTAGTACTACCAGCTAGgtgatacaaataatttaagtcAAATTCACTTATAGAagttactaaaaaatttaaatgttttgtttcaaATGCATTACTAGGTAGGTCATAAGTGAGAAgccctacatttttatttaaattcaaattactgAAAACACTTGCGTTGTTGGACTTGTGAAAGAAATCTATTAAATATGTGTCACTGTCAGTTACATAACTACTCCTCTTTATATCAGAAATGAATTGAGaaacagaaataatttttaaagcaCTGAGACATTGTGTTGCTGTTGGTGTTGCTCCAGATTTTCGACGAACTtgcgaaaatatattttcaatggcATCCTGGGTAAATCTGTGACAAATTAGGAAGTCAAAGCCAGAGTTGAATAAAGTTTCTGCTATATCTATTATAGATAAAGATGAAAGTATGAAGCCAACATTCAACGGCTTCCAACTATTCCCAATAGTTATATTTTCGAATAGtgcaataattttttctaaaaaatcatatttctgTTCTTTGTTGTGTTTGGTAATTGATGTTTTCCTCACTTTTGATGCTGTTAAAGTGAACCATTCATAAATGAGTCGTATAAAGTGGGCTGTTGTTAAAGCATCTTGAGGTAACGTTCCAAATTTGACAGCTAACTCAAGAGCAACAGCAGTCTTCAAAGAAAAGAATCTTATAGCTGCTCcaacattcattttttgaaagttaTCAGGATATATATCATTACGATTCAAGTGGTGTAAACTTCTAAGTTCTTTTCCGGCATTAATTTCATCAGTCCACAACTTGGCAATATAAGACCCTTTGATAATTTGAGTTTTAAGATTATTACTTTCACAGTAAGTCAcaggtaaaataatatcaccTTTTAATGTAgcacttttcaaatttttaagtaaatgaCACACATCGGGagtaacaaaaatgtaatgGCCATTGTGGTAGAACTTGTTTTCTCTAACAccttctttttttatttgtatgccTAATTCTGTCCATAGAGCTCTATTGCAGTTGCCCATATCGGATGACAAAGCTGTAACTTGTATACCACAACTTTCAacaaaatcaatgcattcaaaaatgaactttttgAATGATTCTTTATTTACAGCACCATCAGTTACATGAGCACCTATTATCTGCTTCCATGTGTGTTTTACACCTCTTATTAAAACAACCAACAATTTGTTCCCTTCTTTGGTTGAATTTCCAAGAGTTACATTCCCAAACATTTCACTGCGATTTTTGTCAAAACTTATCTGGGGATTTATCTCCATTTCATCCATTGACATAACACAAAACCGATCACCCTCCTCCATACAAGAAACTTTATGTTTAAGTGGCTCaagtaaatcattaaatataccaaaatttaatttaaattgacgTAGCCTCCTTGTCAGCGTACTATAGGCAGGAAGAGGATATTTAGTTTCCCTAAGATGCTCATAACCATGGACTCCTAACGCAAACCGCATTTTTAAGCCTATTACAATAGTGTCATTAGCCCACTGCCGAGTGGGTGTACTTAAGGCCGATATTTGATCATCATTAAGGAATTTATGTAACAATTCATTACTCTTCTGAACTTCTTTCTTCAAGCATTCGATCTCCAGTTGAGTTAATCTTTTTTCTTCTTCAATTTTTGACATTTCTTGaataaatgttttcatattatcattttcgtCTTGAATACGTTTCAGTTCGGCTCTTGTTTTTTCAAGTTCTTTttccttgtaaaaaaaaaaaaaaactagatttaacatacattaaaatatttatagtgaatttaatactaataaactaCCTAATTAAGATACCATAATTAACTTGctgtatacataaattaacaaaattaaaatagttttatttaattagtacctacaaataaattacttttgaaaatacatttttaataaaaaaaacttactatAGAATATGTTGACAATGTTTCTTTTAAGCAAGCAATATTAATGGCAGAATTTGTGGCAACGGTAGTCACATCATTACTTCccaaaatctaaaatagatatataaaaatttaacataacatCTTCAAACtgtaagaaattatttaaattaattaggtaaccTTTTAACTTACTATTTTATGCCGTGACAAAATGCTTTCATTCTGAGATGTATCAATTGCATTTTCACTGCCAACTTGACCACTACAGTCTGTAATATTCTGTAAAAGACATAACAAACAatagatgattaaaaatattatcatttaattttaattataaaatttaaaaaaaattgttgtaacataaaatatggaTAACTGCATACTTTTTCTTATAAATCAGAATAATACGGATTCTCACCTTATAGAGCGATTTTCTTTTCGTTTCTAATAATCGAGGTGGGTTTGGTACATTAAATAATGTCGGAATAGCAtttggttttagtttttttatgccATCTTGACGATGCTGTTCGAATTGACTTTCCTCAAAATGAATCTATTGAAATAAGCATaagatatgaaattattttctgttattatGATAACTACTTCTTGTaagtaaagtaatatattatgttaaggagtaaattatagaaaacaaattttaattgtaaacataaattattacacatttatacctactttatactaaaaaaacttACTTCACACAACTCTGACGATTTTGTAGGTACCCATTTGTCCCGGCGACAATTTTGAAGCCAAATTTTTCTTCTAGTTTCATCTTTAGGAAAACGAAATAAACGAATACCTTTCCTACGGGAATTCGTACAGTTTACCGCCGTACATCCACccattcttattttattttagttgtggcGGACGGCGGTATTTTTCTCTTACaacttaattgttattttattaaactatggcggaatttcaatattaaaactttgATTCAATGAAATTCTAGTATTTACAATCAATGATTTTACTTAgtaaagcaataataattaataaaaaatatatttaatttgcaaaattCCGTCCAAACGGCAAACACTCAAAACTCAGAACAGTCAAG from the Acyrthosiphon pisum isolate AL4f chromosome X, pea_aphid_22Mar2018_4r6ur, whole genome shotgun sequence genome contains:
- the LOC103308237 gene encoding THAP domain-containing protein 2-like; the encoded protein is MGGCTAVNCTNSRRKGIRLFRFPKDETRRKIWLQNCRRDKWVPTNSSGLCEIHFEESQFEQHRQGGIKKLKSNAIPTLFNVANPPRLLETKRKSLYKTVTECSSQGCSENSSDSFQNEKNLSQLVTVLENNDVSTNNGNFKPNDSDFVNGSTLLKERQKLFLTQQENTILKMRLQLGVNEASNTFYSKLLEGNKYHLLLLQREKKLLETKLQIFCETLDDITSPGSG